A genome region from Bradyrhizobium sp. WSM1417 includes the following:
- a CDS encoding NIPSNAP family protein, which yields MSVTVFIRYQLDPFKRAQFEEYSKRWLTIIPKCGGDLIGYFMPHEGTNNIAFALITFESLAAYEAYRARLRQDTEGMANFHFAEEHKFILAEERTFLRQVVL from the coding sequence ATGTCCGTCACCGTCTTCATCCGCTACCAGCTCGATCCGTTCAAGCGCGCGCAGTTCGAGGAATACTCGAAGCGCTGGCTCACCATCATCCCGAAATGCGGCGGCGATCTGATCGGCTATTTCATGCCGCACGAGGGCACCAACAACATCGCGTTTGCGCTGATCACCTTCGAGAGTCTGGCTGCGTATGAGGCCTATCGCGCCCGGCTGCGTCAGGATACGGAAGGCATGGCGAACTTCCACTTCGCCGAGGAGCACAAATTCATCCTCGCGGAAGAGCGCACGTTTCTGCGCCAAGTGGTTTTGTAA
- a CDS encoding winged helix-turn-helix domain-containing protein gives MKSGPDIAMIASLVGDPARANMLTALMNGRALTASELAQEAGITPQTASSHLSKLEAGGLIEPEKQGRHRYYRLTDDDVAGVLEGLAGLAARTGHMRVRTGPKDPALRRARICYDHLAGDLGVQMLDTLRAQNLVRQKKQEIELTAEGERFLAKHLQISPDMLAHPRRPVCKACLDWSERRHHLAGTLGAAMMQRFAELKWAARDATPGSRVVNFTRTGEKQFAALFGDGKD, from the coding sequence ATGAAATCAGGTCCAGACATCGCCATGATCGCCTCGCTCGTCGGCGATCCCGCACGCGCCAACATGCTCACGGCGCTGATGAACGGCCGCGCGCTCACCGCAAGCGAGCTGGCGCAGGAGGCCGGCATCACGCCGCAGACCGCGAGCTCGCATCTTTCCAAGCTCGAGGCCGGTGGCCTGATCGAGCCGGAGAAGCAGGGCCGCCACCGCTACTATCGCCTCACCGACGACGACGTCGCCGGCGTGCTGGAGGGCCTTGCGGGCCTCGCCGCACGGACCGGCCATATGCGCGTGCGCACCGGCCCGAAGGATCCGGCGCTGCGGCGCGCGCGGATCTGCTACGACCATCTCGCCGGCGATCTCGGCGTGCAGATGCTCGACACCCTGCGCGCGCAAAACCTGGTCAGGCAGAAGAAGCAGGAGATCGAGCTGACGGCGGAGGGCGAGCGCTTCCTGGCGAAGCATTTGCAGATCTCGCCCGACATGCTCGCCCATCCGCGCCGGCCGGTCTGCAAGGCCTGCCTCGACTGGAGCGAGCGGCGCCACCATCTCGCCGGCACGCTCGGCGCCGCGATGATGCAGCGTTTCGCCGAGCTGAAATGGGCCGCCCGCGACGCCACGCCCGGCAGCCGCGTGGTGAATTTTACGCGCACCGGCGAGAAACAGTTCGCCGCGTTGTTCGGTGACGGGAAGGACTGA
- a CDS encoding alpha/beta fold hydrolase: MIRLLPTALVVALIASALTSTRAADTAPREPYGIALEGFAYPYPVHLLPVVNDGEQLRMAYMDVPPAQPNGRTVVLLHGRNFPSSYWAPVIKMLSEAGFRVVVPDQIGFGKSSKPIGELHFDTLARNTIALLDHLKIDKAEIVAHSLGGMLGVRIARAFPDRVAHLVLTAPIGLEDYRLYVPPTPTEKIIETEDKLTAEGYRKQLQTNYAIKLPPDAITPFIDARFNIKGSPDYSRWLRAFVSSGQMIYREPVAHEIALITEPTLFIMGADDHNAPGRPNAPEALRAKMGENAELAKALAAKMPNARAEVIPDTGHLVFLEAPEKYKELVLGFLGR, translated from the coding sequence ATGATCCGCCTCCTTCCGACGGCGCTCGTCGTCGCCCTGATCGCCTCTGCGCTCACCTCCACGCGCGCCGCCGACACCGCCCCGCGCGAGCCTTACGGCATCGCGCTCGAAGGCTTTGCCTATCCCTATCCCGTGCACCTGCTGCCTGTTGTCAATGACGGCGAGCAGCTCAGAATGGCCTATATGGACGTGCCGCCTGCGCAGCCGAACGGCCGCACCGTCGTGCTGCTGCACGGGCGCAATTTCCCGTCGAGCTACTGGGCGCCTGTTATCAAGATGCTGAGCGAGGCCGGCTTCCGCGTCGTGGTGCCGGACCAGATCGGCTTCGGCAAATCCTCCAAGCCGATCGGCGAATTGCATTTCGACACTCTGGCGCGCAACACCATCGCGCTGCTCGATCACCTCAAGATCGACAAGGCCGAGATCGTCGCCCATTCGCTCGGCGGCATGCTGGGCGTCCGCATCGCCCGGGCCTTTCCGGACCGCGTCGCCCACCTTGTTCTGACGGCCCCGATCGGGCTGGAAGACTACCGCCTCTATGTGCCGCCGACTCCGACCGAGAAGATCATCGAGACCGAGGACAAGCTCACGGCCGAGGGCTATCGCAAGCAGCTCCAGACCAACTATGCAATCAAGCTGCCGCCGGACGCGATCACGCCGTTCATCGACGCCCGCTTCAACATCAAGGGCAGCCCTGATTATTCGCGCTGGCTGCGCGCCTTCGTCAGTTCCGGCCAGATGATCTATCGCGAGCCGGTGGCGCACGAGATCGCACTGATCACCGAGCCGACGCTGTTCATCATGGGCGCCGACGACCACAACGCACCGGGCCGACCGAACGCGCCCGAGGCGCTGCGCGCGAAAATGGGAGAGAACGCCGAGCTTGCGAAGGCACTCGCGGCGAAGATGCCGAATGCGCGGGCCGAGGTGATCCCGGACACCGGCCATCTCGTCTTCCTGGAGGCGCCTGAGAAGTACAAGGAGCTGGTGCTGGGTTTTCTCGGCCGCTAG
- a CDS encoding dienelactone hydrolase family protein, giving the protein MPTAFRVAMALCISTLFAGMGANAQSLPREVATRAEIYPIPSLTLSDQQFLSGDAAAGKPVTVAGELRVAQGSGKLPVVVLMHGSSGVGATTEAWVHAFNAMGISTFVIDGFTGRGLTVVGPNQALLGRLNLVVDIYRSLEILAKHPRVDPDRIVLMGFSRGGQATLYASLNRFHKLWNKSGIQFAAYIPFYPDCSTTYQNDTDIAARPIRIFHGTPDDYNPVKSCKAFVERLKTAGRDVVLTEYPDSAHGFDSGLLGVKTVAVSTGAQTVRNCQIREGDGGVLMNADTKAPFTYQDSCVELNPHVGGNPATAAESRKAVVEFLQVLFKLG; this is encoded by the coding sequence ATGCCGACGGCATTCCGCGTCGCCATGGCGCTCTGCATTTCAACGCTGTTCGCCGGCATGGGCGCCAACGCGCAATCGCTTCCCAGGGAAGTCGCTACCCGCGCCGAGATCTACCCGATCCCCTCGCTCACCCTCTCCGACCAGCAATTCCTCAGCGGCGACGCCGCAGCCGGAAAGCCGGTGACGGTCGCCGGCGAACTGCGCGTGGCGCAAGGCAGCGGAAAACTCCCCGTCGTGGTGCTGATGCACGGCTCGAGCGGCGTCGGCGCCACGACCGAAGCCTGGGTGCACGCGTTCAACGCCATGGGCATCTCGACCTTCGTGATCGACGGCTTTACCGGCCGCGGACTGACGGTGGTGGGGCCGAACCAGGCCCTGCTCGGCCGCCTCAACCTCGTCGTCGACATCTACCGCTCGCTGGAGATCCTCGCCAAACATCCCCGCGTCGATCCTGATCGCATCGTGCTGATGGGCTTTTCACGCGGCGGACAGGCGACGCTCTATGCGAGCCTCAACCGCTTCCACAAGCTCTGGAACAAGTCCGGCATCCAGTTCGCCGCCTACATTCCGTTCTACCCCGACTGCTCGACGACCTATCAGAACGACACCGACATCGCCGCGCGCCCAATCCGCATCTTCCACGGCACGCCCGACGACTACAATCCCGTGAAGAGCTGCAAGGCTTTCGTCGAGCGACTCAAGACGGCCGGCCGCGACGTGGTGCTGACCGAATACCCCGACAGCGCGCACGGTTTTGACAGTGGGCTGCTCGGCGTCAAGACGGTTGCCGTGTCCACCGGCGCGCAGACGGTGCGCAACTGCCAGATCCGCGAAGGCGATGGCGGCGTGCTGATGAACGCCGATACGAAAGCGCCGTTCACCTACCAGGATTCTTGCGTCGAGCTCAATCCGCATGTCGGCGGCAATCCAGCGACAGCCGCCGAGTCGCGCAAGGCCGTGGTGGAGTTTTTGCAAGTGTTGTTCAAGCTGGGTTAG
- a CDS encoding carboxymuconolactone decarboxylase family protein — MNSTPLWLSSLTLAAAGGWLAATMFAGPATSREPRFPQLTMDQLDAKQKPLGEQIMKVSSVGIGGPYNPMIRSPVLGQRLFDLFHYLRWETSVPTKLNEFAILIIGRQWRSQVEWYAHAPLAAKAGLSPEIIAELKANKRPANMAEDEAVVYDFVTELTTTRKVGDETYARAKKVFNDQQIVDLTAVAGNYVMVAMLLAMAEETVPPDKQEPFKPGEP; from the coding sequence ATGAACTCAACGCCACTCTGGCTGTCGTCGCTCACACTCGCCGCGGCGGGCGGCTGGCTCGCCGCTACAATGTTTGCCGGTCCCGCCACCAGCAGGGAGCCGCGCTTTCCGCAACTCACGATGGACCAGCTCGACGCCAAGCAGAAGCCGCTCGGCGAGCAGATCATGAAGGTCTCGAGCGTCGGCATCGGCGGTCCCTACAATCCGATGATCCGCAGCCCGGTGCTCGGCCAGCGCCTGTTCGACCTGTTCCACTATCTGCGCTGGGAGACCTCGGTCCCGACAAAACTCAACGAGTTCGCGATCCTGATCATCGGGCGGCAATGGCGCTCGCAGGTCGAGTGGTACGCCCATGCGCCGCTCGCGGCGAAGGCGGGTCTGTCGCCCGAGATCATCGCGGAGCTGAAGGCCAACAAGCGGCCTGCGAATATGGCCGAGGACGAGGCCGTCGTGTACGACTTCGTCACCGAACTCACCACGACCAGGAAGGTCGGCGACGAAACCTATGCGCGCGCGAAGAAGGTGTTCAATGACCAGCAGATTGTCGACCTCACCGCAGTCGCCGGCAATTACGTGATGGTCGCGATGCTGCTGGCAATGGCCGAGGAGACCGTGCCGCCGGACAAGCAGGAGCCGTTCAAGCCAGGCGAGCCGTAG
- a CDS encoding antibiotic biosynthesis monooxygenase, with amino-acid sequence MIAVIFEVWPKPEHRQDYFDLAADLKPILQTIDGFISVERFESLTDKGKILSVSFWRDEAAVQAWRNTMEHRRTQAKGRAKIFADYHLRIASVIRDYSMNDREQAPKDSRAVHDAH; translated from the coding sequence ATGATCGCCGTGATCTTCGAGGTCTGGCCGAAGCCGGAACACCGCCAGGATTATTTCGACCTCGCGGCCGACCTCAAGCCGATCCTGCAAACCATCGACGGCTTCATCTCGGTCGAGCGTTTCGAGAGCCTGACCGACAAGGGCAAGATCTTGTCGGTGTCGTTCTGGCGGGACGAGGCGGCCGTGCAAGCCTGGCGCAACACGATGGAGCACCGCCGCACCCAGGCGAAGGGCCGCGCAAAAATCTTCGCCGATTATCATCTGCGGATCGCCAGCGTCATCCGCGACTACAGCATGAATGATCGCGAGCAGGCGCCGAAGGACAGTCGCGCGGTACACGACGCGCACTAG
- a CDS encoding DUF4260 domain-containing protein, which translates to MAEGAAETGAATGGVNTLLRLEGLTLFVGMVMLYWAWDGSWLVFALLFFVPDLSFLAYLSDAKLGAMVYNAAHSYMAPVALLTLGFGLASPLTLSIALIWLAHIGIDRALGYGLKYSAGFGFTHLGRIGRQKDT; encoded by the coding sequence ATGGCCGAAGGAGCGGCCGAGACCGGCGCGGCGACGGGCGGCGTCAACACCCTGCTGCGGCTGGAGGGCCTGACCCTGTTTGTGGGGATGGTGATGCTCTACTGGGCCTGGGACGGCTCATGGCTGGTGTTCGCACTGCTGTTCTTCGTCCCCGATCTCAGCTTCCTGGCATACCTGTCGGACGCCAAACTCGGCGCGATGGTCTACAACGCCGCCCACAGCTACATGGCGCCGGTCGCGCTGCTGACGCTCGGCTTCGGCCTCGCCTCGCCGCTCACCCTGTCCATCGCCTTGATCTGGCTCGCCCATATCGGTATCGACCGGGCGCTGGGCTATGGCCTGAAATATTCGGCCGGGTTCGGCTTCACCCATCTCGGCCGGATCGGCCGGCAGAAGGATACCTGA
- a CDS encoding acyl-CoA carboxylase subunit beta, translating into MKNILDALEDRRAGAKLGGGEKRIEAQHARGKLTARERIELLLDKGSFEELDMFVEHRSTEFGMEKNKVPGDGVVTGWGTVNGRKTFVFAKDFTVFGGSLSETHALKITKLQDMAMKARAPIIGLYDAGGARIQEGVAALAGYSYVFRRNVLASGVIPQISVIMGPCAGGDVYSPAMTDFIFMVKNTSYMFVTGPDVVKTVTNEVVTAEELGGASVHATRSSIADGAFENDVETLLQMRRLIDFLPSNNTDGVPEWPSFDDIGRVDMSLDTLIPDNPNKPYDMKELILKVVDEGDFFEIADAFAKNIVTGFGRIAGRTVGFVANQPMVLAGVLDSDASRKAARFVRFCDAFNIPIVTFVDVPGFLPGTAQEYGGLIKHGAKLLFAYSQCTVPLVTIITRKAYGGAFDVMASKEIGADMNYAWPTAQIAVMGAKGAVEIIFRADIGDPDKIAARTKEYEDRFLSPFIAAERGYIDDVIMPHSTRKRIARALSMLKDKKVETPAKKHDNLPL; encoded by the coding sequence ATGAAGAATATCCTGGACGCCCTTGAAGACCGTCGCGCCGGCGCAAAGCTCGGTGGCGGCGAGAAGCGCATCGAGGCGCAGCACGCCCGCGGCAAGCTGACCGCGCGCGAGCGCATCGAGCTCTTGCTCGACAAGGGATCGTTCGAGGAATTGGACATGTTCGTCGAGCATCGCTCCACCGAGTTCGGCATGGAGAAGAACAAGGTGCCCGGCGACGGCGTCGTCACCGGTTGGGGCACCGTCAATGGCCGCAAGACCTTTGTCTTCGCCAAGGACTTCACGGTGTTCGGCGGCTCGCTGTCGGAAACGCACGCGCTGAAAATTACAAAGCTTCAGGACATGGCGATGAAGGCGCGTGCGCCCATCATCGGCCTCTATGACGCGGGCGGCGCCCGCATCCAGGAAGGCGTCGCAGCGCTCGCCGGCTATTCCTACGTGTTCCGCCGCAACGTGCTCGCCTCCGGCGTGATCCCGCAGATCTCCGTCATCATGGGCCCCTGCGCCGGCGGCGACGTCTATTCGCCTGCGATGACCGACTTCATCTTCATGGTGAAGAACACCAGCTACATGTTTGTCACTGGCCCCGACGTCGTGAAGACCGTCACCAACGAGGTCGTCACGGCGGAAGAGCTCGGCGGCGCTTCCGTGCATGCCACGCGTTCCTCGATCGCCGACGGCGCCTTCGAGAACGACGTCGAGACGCTGTTGCAGATGCGCCGCCTGATCGACTTCCTGCCATCCAACAACACCGACGGCGTGCCGGAATGGCCGAGCTTTGACGACATCGGCCGGGTCGACATGTCGCTCGACACGTTGATCCCCGACAATCCGAACAAGCCCTACGACATGAAGGAGCTGATCCTCAAGGTCGTGGACGAGGGCGACTTCTTCGAGATCGCGGATGCCTTTGCCAAGAACATCGTCACCGGGTTCGGCCGCATCGCGGGCCGCACGGTCGGCTTCGTCGCCAACCAGCCGATGGTGCTGGCCGGCGTGCTCGACAGCGACGCTTCTCGGAAGGCGGCGCGCTTCGTTCGTTTCTGCGATGCCTTCAACATCCCGATCGTCACCTTCGTCGACGTGCCGGGCTTCCTGCCCGGCACCGCGCAGGAATATGGCGGCCTGATCAAGCACGGCGCGAAACTGCTGTTTGCGTACTCGCAGTGCACCGTGCCGCTGGTCACCATCATCACCCGAAAAGCCTATGGCGGCGCCTTCGACGTCATGGCCTCCAAGGAGATCGGCGCCGACATGAACTACGCCTGGCCGACCGCCCAGATCGCGGTGATGGGCGCCAAGGGCGCGGTCGAGATCATCTTCCGGGCCGACATCGGCGACCCCGACAAAATCGCCGCGCGCACCAAGGAATACGAAGACCGCTTCCTCTCCCCCTTCATCGCCGCCGAGCGCGGCTACATCGACGACGTCATCATGCCGCACTCGACCCGCAAGCGCATCGCGCGGGCGCTGTCGATGCTGAAGGACAAGAAAGTGGAAACGCCGGCGAAGAAGCACGACAATTTGCCGTTGTAA
- a CDS encoding GCG_CRPN prefix-to-repeats domain-containing protein, protein MKYLFAAVMLASAVVGFSEAASAAGGCGPGWYRGAYGGCRPMRGPVVVRPGPIVVAPAPVVVVPRARVCPYGFRWYAGRCRPF, encoded by the coding sequence ATGAAATACCTGTTTGCCGCCGTGATGCTCGCCAGCGCGGTCGTTGGTTTCAGCGAGGCGGCCAGCGCCGCCGGCGGTTGCGGCCCCGGCTGGTATCGCGGCGCCTATGGCGGCTGCCGCCCGATGCGCGGTCCGGTCGTTGTCCGCCCGGGTCCGATCGTGGTTGCGCCGGCCCCTGTCGTGGTCGTGCCGCGCGCGCGCGTGTGCCCCTACGGCTTCCGCTGGTACGCCGGCCGCTGCCGCCCGTTCTGA
- a CDS encoding glutathione S-transferase family protein translates to MADLTLTTFDWVPPPPRGFVRDLRVRWALEEAALPYRVASAPFDGRGAEHLAHQPFGQVPWLTDGDLSIFESGAILLHLGGLSAKLMPTDPRGRNQATEWLFAALNSVEMASLPWSMSKFMGHPSDTAAWKFVDDFLKLRLKHMEAVLANREWLAGTFSVADILMSDVLRIVDQFDGLADSPACRAYVARATARPAFAKAHADQMAHFAAADATR, encoded by the coding sequence ATGGCCGACCTCACCCTCACCACCTTCGACTGGGTTCCCCCGCCCCCGCGCGGTTTCGTGCGCGACCTTCGGGTGCGCTGGGCGCTCGAAGAGGCCGCATTGCCCTATCGCGTCGCGAGCGCGCCGTTCGACGGGCGCGGCGCCGAGCATCTTGCGCACCAGCCGTTCGGGCAGGTGCCGTGGCTGACCGACGGCGATCTCTCGATCTTCGAGAGCGGCGCGATCCTGCTGCATCTCGGCGGCCTCAGCGCGAAGCTGATGCCAACAGATCCGCGCGGCCGCAACCAAGCCACGGAATGGCTGTTCGCCGCGCTCAATTCGGTGGAGATGGCGAGCCTGCCCTGGTCGATGTCGAAGTTCATGGGTCATCCGAGCGATACGGCCGCGTGGAAATTCGTCGACGACTTCCTCAAACTCCGCCTCAAGCACATGGAGGCGGTGCTGGCCAACCGCGAATGGCTGGCAGGCACGTTCTCCGTCGCCGACATCCTGATGTCGGACGTGCTGCGCATCGTCGATCAGTTCGATGGGCTCGCGGACAGTCCCGCCTGCCGCGCCTACGTCGCGCGCGCCACCGCCCGCCCGGCCTTCGCCAAGGCCCACGCCGACCAGATGGCGCATTTCGCTGCGGCGGACGCGACCCGCTGA
- a CDS encoding twin-arginine translocation signal domain-containing protein produces the protein MERRNFLKVAIGVAAGAAAFTTAAQAAPLAPQPLGDPSKPQGNPDAHPAVTSSDEAAQLKPEQVHWHGHHRHWGWRRRHRGWHRRRWHRRHW, from the coding sequence ATGGAGCGCCGGAACTTTTTGAAAGTTGCAATCGGTGTTGCGGCCGGAGCGGCCGCGTTCACGACCGCCGCACAGGCCGCGCCGCTGGCGCCGCAGCCGCTCGGTGATCCCAGCAAGCCGCAAGGCAATCCCGACGCTCATCCCGCAGTCACGAGCAGCGATGAAGCCGCGCAGTTGAAGCCGGAGCAGGTGCACTGGCACGGCCATCACCGTCATTGGGGTTGGCGCCGCCGTCACCGGGGCTGGCATCGCCGGCGCTGGCACCGCCGCCATTGGTAA